AAGTTCTCTTAGTGGCAAAACCCATACACAACTAATACCCAACTACaataacaatcaaatcaaaaaacccatacctgaaATATGAAATTCTTGAGAGGGAAGAGCAGTGAGAGAGGCAATgtggtgagtgagagtgagagttaGTGAGGCTGAGTATGGGTGAGAGTTAGTAAGGCTGAGTGTatgggtgagagttgaggatgCTCTGTTTTTGGGTGAGAGTTTGAAGATACTGAGTGTGGACTGAATAATATAGTCCAAGGAACACGTTCTGAAAACTACTGCTATCTGTTTTTGAGTGTGGACGGAATGAACTAGTGAAATAGTTCCACcagaactcgagtctataagactcgagttctgTTCAAAGTTTTTAGAACACCGTTTGGATAAGTAaatctcgagtcttatagactcggtTTGTGCCAGGAAaaactcgagtctataagactcgagatctGTTGAAATTATTTATTCCTCTAATTGaatctcgagtcttatagactcggtTTGTGCCAGgcaaaactcgagtcttaaagactcgagatccgCGTGGCAATTTTTGCCACCTCAGCAATGCAGAACAAATGGAAAGCGAGTGTATAAGAGTCGGTTTTTAAGTTGAAtctcgagtttcaaaaactcgagatgttagttttcttAATTGTTTGAAAACGTGCgtaacttactattttgaatgGCTGAAGGAATCTGATATGCACAATACCTCCTTATAGAAGTATTGGAAAGTTTAAAAAACCCAGACCCACATTTAAGTGCAGGACTGAAGAAGAAAGTTTCGAACGCAGCTAAAATTTGAGCTTCCTCCATAACTGCTCTAAATTTCtgttatcttcttcttcctttgttttttttttttttttttcaaatcatttgGTAGCTTCATAGCAGATTTGATTTGAACTTCTTCAGGCGATCAGTGATGGAAACATGCTGTGCTGATGGGTTtgttagtttcaattttttttttttttttttggctaaaaactaGTACCGGCTGAAATTTACATTTTGGCCGAAATTGACTGGAACCGGTTGGAATGGCCGGAATGACCCGAAACTGGCCGGAATTGGACCCGAAGTGGAATGGGTGGTATTACCGTTCCGGATTACATCCCGGTACGAAATATTCTGGCCATTCCGACCGGAACGGAACAGATTTAATAACATTGATACATATATccatatatatacttatacgtattcacatataatatatatatatatatatatatatatggcaaaaTAATGATTTGTTCTTATTAAAAGTAATGTGCGTAGtaaccaaagaaaaaattaaagctTTAGTAGAAATATTCATGGGTAAAGAGTATTCACAACAGGATGTTGACTAAAAAGATCTCAATCCCAACTCACACAACCTTATTACCAAATAAGGCTATAAAGTTATGTGGTTTGAAATATGAGTTAGAGTAGTCATTATTTGGAGATTACAAAGAGTGCAGTTTGGTGTTTTTTGAGGGAGGGAAAGGATTTCTAGTTATGCGTGCTAATTCTACCGTGTATTCTCTACTTTCTTCCTTCTCTCAAATATCAcgttctttctctcttctctcttctttcatttttaacTCACTATTCAGATTTCCTTCATATGTTTTTCCTTGGTTTCTGTGGTATTCCTCCTACAGTGCTTGTTGTTCCCATATTCATGGGTACTGTTCCTTTTATACCCAAGATCAAGCCTAGATGGTTTTCCTTCTTTACCCTTATTTTCACCAACTATTTTGTCTGTTGTAGGCATTCAACCAACACCTACAACATACTGGCCATTATCTTTTGACCATGTACTAGTAGGTTCAATCCCACTAGGGAGTTTCAACCTCTCATGACAAATGGTCTCCCTATTTTGGGGTAAGGCCAATTTGCAGTGGTGCCACCTCACACCTCTTTTCCAAAAACAGTAAAGTTCTCCATTAATTCTCTTTGTCTGCACTCTCTAGCAAGCATCAGATGATTCTCACTTACCTTCATCCTATTTTTGGTAATGATACTTTCCCAACAAAGCATATTCCCAAAAGTGGTCTCGGTAGGATACCAAATCTAGGTCCTTTCCCTCgtccaccaaaccacaccctttGTTTCTCTTTAGCCGTGGGCCTTGCCTCTCCTACATCGGCTGAGTTGCAGGATGACGAAGCCCCCAGCTTTGCTACGCTTGTCTCTTCTTTTGGTTTggcttttttctctttcacgtGTTTCCTGCTACTATGACTTTGTCTTATTTCTGCCACTATGACTTGGCATTATTTCACCATGTTTGCCTTGTAGACTTTGGAGTTCATCCTTATCACTTTTTATTGCATCTCCGTAGGATGGGTTTGACTTCTATCCTTTTATACAAAAGGATTTGGGCCTTTATGGGTCAAATACTCTTTATTGGATCAAAAGGGTCTTGGAACCAATTTACCTTAGTCTACCAAAGTCATTCTGTAGAAGAAATCTGTATTTTGTAGAAGATTTTTATTCTGCAACATATTTGTATTCTGCTGCAGATCACTTTCTCTTGCATTTCTTTCTCAGCCTAGGCTAAGTCTAGGTTTttgtttcttggtcttcttggtGGGCCTTTGGGCCTTGTTTTCCATTGGGCTTTCCTCCTTATGGGTTTTTGGGTACGAATTTGCAAAAACGAGTATCAACACCCCAAAAGCAATGAAATGAAGATTCGAAGTattgaatttcttttctttctcaacaaccaaatgAGGTTTTTAATAAACATAATAGAGTGTGGGAAATAGGAATGAGAGAGAAATGGTTTACGAAGTAAATGTGGGCTTTTGATGGTtcaaaatttgtggagaaaaaAATATGCTTTTTGTGCTTTAGCAGTGAACTATGAGAGACTAGGGAGCTATCTAATATGAGGCTatgaattaaagaaaatttagattttgagttttttgggtttttcagctctaaatgaaatttcaatttttatggtgTACTTAACTTTGATATGTTGCTACTGCATATGTTGCTACTGCTTGCTAGTATGTGAAGGGTGAATGAATAGACGTGTGAAAATGAAAGAGGAGGGGAGGTAATTTAGAGCACACAAACGGTGTGTAGTGTTTAGGGACTACATTGGTTAGTTCTAAATTGTTATGATTGTGCTTGGCATTACTCCAAACTTCAAGGGTGTTTAATGGATTTTATCCAAAAGCGTAATTAAtacatgttaaaattaaaaagtataattcataatttaataaaaattttaaaaataattgaaaatgagGATTTCTTTTGGGGGAATGGGGACTAGTGGGGGTGTTTAGGTGCAGAGAGGATTGAGAGAGAGTGCTGATGCAAGCTTAAGGCGCGTGAGGATTCGATTGCAAATGCGGTTCCATGATTTGCTGCTGTACACAGTTGATGCGGAGGTTAAGCCAGGTAACCTCGCCTAGAATGTTCTGCAATATGTCTTGGTTAATTAGAGACCCCAACCCCTCCACCTCCAATAATGGCAGTACCGGTACCAAAAGTGGAAGGGTGAATGAATAGAAGTATgacaactaaaattttcaagtaaaGCACCAAAAGTGGTGGCTCAGCCACTGGAGTCGTTGGTCCCAGCGGCTTCGACGATCGGATTGTCGCTAGAGCCATCTCTACAATGATTGGACCACTAGCACCGGTTGTCAGAGAACAGCGTCTCCGTCCATTAGATTTCTAACACTAGCGGTCGGAATGACAACTTCAGTTTTTGGACCTTCAACACCAATATTCGAAATGGTGTCTTTGGTGATAGGACCACCAACACTGGTTGTCGGAGTAGTGGCTTGGCACCAGTCGTAGAAGCGATGGCTTTGATTATCGCCAGAGCAGCAGCTCCAACCACCGAATCATCAGCACCGGTCACCAGATCGAGCGGTGGCTCTAGCCACCAAATTGTTGGCCTTGGCTACCCAGCCCACCAAACTAGTGACCTGCCACCAGAATAGAGAAGCCaccatgtattttttaaaaatattttactaagaATTTGGTGCCACCAAGTCAAGCGGACAGTTTTGGTTATAAAATGTAGAAGATAGTTGCACTTTGCATGTAGTGCTCAAAAGGAGCAACATGAGCACAATGGTCGCAGTGCTTGCGTGGGAAATGAAAGAATTTCTCATTGGACTAATTAGATTTGACGaaaagagaaagctgctacttATGCTAAGTTTCAACTTAAAGAAagtattcatccaaaaaaaaaaaaaaaaacttaaagaaagtAAGTGCAATGGAATGAAGATGGTGGAGAAAGCTTACCAATTTATAGAGAAGTATATATGGTACATTAATTAGGGTcactattaattaattttctgcGATAACACGTGTGGAAGCATCAGCTTCAAAGTAGTATGTGACCAATTCTCCTTTGATTGGCGTAGAGGTTCAACCTAATATACTTAGAAAACTCCTgcatatatttaatttaaaatatggaAAAGTTAAATGAGTAAGACTTAGGTATCGTATTTAGGTGTTGTTTCTTAGGTTCCTCTTTTAAAATTCTGCTATGTggtttttttcttattaatgaaagtatattttttaagttaaataaatatgtgacaaaatcttaagaaagagacctaaaaaaaaataacacctaaaatagtttatataaGTTTTGTCAAAGTcgaatatatataaaattgtcaACTCTGAAAGGTCTACTGGATACTAGGTCTTAAGCCGATTGTAATAAATGAGCAACCCAAATTGTCGTTTATGcgattattatttatttggtcCTACATTTGTACCACGGATGATCTGTATCTGCATGGTAAGAGCGGTGTTActgttattacttattacatTGACAAAGTCAAGCACGAAATTTACTTATGCGCCTGCCAAATTGTCATTACCCCGAAATTGCCCTCATGGTCAGACAAGAGtgaatgaaaattccaaaaataaaatgttgtcaccagttaaataaataaaataaaaagagaaaaactttACATAATAAACTTAATTAACCCACCCAAATACCCGTTGTTAAACTTTGTTGGGTAATTTATACCTTAGTTATATATTATGCAACCATTTTAATCAATTGAGTCCAATTATGCCAATTTCGTTAAttttaaccaaataaaataGATTAATCATATGGTACATGGTGTCGCTGATTGCATATAAGTCAATCAGAATCAGACAGCAATAAAGTGATGAAGAAGTAGAAAATCCAAGGAATACTATCTGAGTAAATTAACCATTAGAGAAAACATAATGGTAGCGGCCAACAAGTGACCCATTAGCTTGAGTACCGAACTCGATTACCTAAAAAAGAATACAAGGTTTAGTCGCTAGCTTATCAAAGCATGATGCGTGTCGTGGTCATAAAAAAAACCCCTAAACAGAAGTtaatttacttttatctattaATGTTTCCAAAACATAAGAGGGAAGAGGGAAGAACATGGGCTTTAGCATCAGTACTGAAGCCACCACTGAAGGGACAAAGTACTGATTTTAAAGTGAAAGCATAATGTTGCTTTGATGTCAATTATTTCATTCAGAAATCATGGTTTGTGGTTTTCTAGAGGAACATCAACATACCAAAGAATCTGGAATGCACTACTGCACATGTTTGGAAAGGCGTTCATCAAGGAAATTCTCTGCACAAATGTGTGGAATTCTAGTTGTGAATcctattttgaaagaaaattattagatatttttagagGGCAACAAAATGACGAATAAGTCAGTTCCTTAGTGTGAATGTAGCCTGGGTTTATGACAATCTTTAGGTGCTTTGATGGAGGCGCTAGAGGAGTCTTGAAACGACTCCCTCCACAGCCACGTGCTGCACCTCTTTTCTCATGAGGGGGTATAGTTATATCGAGGGATTTtcagaaataaaaatagtaaatgagaagaaatttttggttatattttgAGAGATAACTGGGACCTCTCTAACAAGCAAAGCTTGCTTTTCACTAAAATATTCTGATATCTATGTAGTATTTATTGTTCATAAAAGGCCTTATATAggcttacaagttacaactgaACATAAAAACAAACCAACACCTATAAGATAGAAACAATTCCTACAATTGCTATCCTACTTAATAACAAATACTTTGAAATATATTGAAATATTAGATAACAACCAATAGCTAAGATAAAGATAACTCCTAAGCAATTCAAACACCACATAACTTATTAGCTTGAAACCGTCCTCTCTTGTCATAACAAGTCTCATTTGTGAGGCTTGAACTCAGTTGGTTCCTTTGTACAAGTGATTGGTGATTGCCATCTATGATACTAATGATAGCCTATAGAGGCTTTGTTGGTAAAGGAGTTTTTAGTCTTGTGGCTCGACCAAATTTAAACTAGGGTGAAAATTTGTTGCGGTCTGGCATAATATGGTTTAAATCTTTTAATCGTGTCCACCATTTAGACTAGgacttaaataattaaatgacTTTGCAAATATGTTTATACTCGAAGTATAGCACGACACTATGCCGAccttataattaatatatatatatatatatatagagagagagagagagagaataactTTGGCCTTTTGCATGTCAAGTTTAAAGAATTAGGAATTCTTGTAGTGAGAGACAGTTCCTTTATTGtattttgggtttggtttttgtgAGATTGTATTTGTATCACCTTTGtaattttcttggtttttttagTGAAACTTTCTCCTTAAACACTTCCTATGGAACCACGTGAATATTTGTGTTCCATGTATAATTGTTtctttaatcattttatttttacttcacATAAACTCCATGCtcacaaaaaattgatataaaaacTTTTGCTATTAAACTAAAATTGATCACGTTGATTGGACTGGTAACCCAATGAGCTTGTACCTAAGCAAATCTAGTTGTTTAATTAGACCACTTATGCTAGCTATAGAATCAGTAAAACCTAGCAAACCACTAGGTTTTTTGTAACCTGTGTAACCCATACAAGTTGTTTCCACCTTTTTGTAATTCCATACCAAATGACTTTTGTATGTCCACTGTACTACTATTTTCTAAATGAGAGTGTAATGAAAACATAGGATTTTAAATAGGGATGTCAATAATTTGAACCTGTCCCCCAAGGGTACCCGCTCCTAATAGGATGGGTTTTACCCACACCACAAAGCAAATGGGGCGGGGATGggagtaaatttttttccctaaactCACCCggtttatattttaaaatttaaaaatattcttataggaattttttggaattttttttataaggcaTATATATGTGCTTTAGCTTCCaaactataaatttattatgtcttttgattttaatttttaatttttaattgttgtattgttaatagttgaatttttttatctttttttttaatacttgaattgttgtattattattttttctgaGAATgttaaaacttgtttttagatattttacaagtttataattaaattttacaaacttttatataaacaaaattgagTGTGGTAGGGGATAGATACTTGCGTGTATCCACTAGAGCAGGGCCGGTGAAAGAAATTCCGCCTTGAAGTGAGAGTCGGGTGGTAGCAAGGAATAGAAAACCCACCATGTAACTCAATGCCCCAACTCCATGATTGTGTACGTTAACATCCGGTTCGAATTTAATAACTATGATTGAATgctattcaatatatatatatatatatatatatatatatacacacagaAATGTAATATGTATCTTTCTAGAACAAATGTaagttttctttaataaaaatatacaattaatATAATGAATCacattacaataattttttacacTTATTTCACAATTGGAATAATTCAAAAATTGCCACAATATAAACAATGAATCACACGCAAAAAATATGACAGACCGGAGGAATAATAGAACAAGAATCTAAACTTAATTGATTCAAGGTATTGAAATTGTGCAAGAATTAGTTTATAGCACTGCATATCCTTCTAATTTGCCCAGCTGAACCAGTGAGAGGACCGATATCTCCCATTTTAATCATGGCAGATGCAAAATCAGACTTAAAAGTGGCAGGGCTCCTACTATATTCTGAGACAATACTGTCTGTGCTTCCTCCGCTAAAAAGGATTTGATCCGATTGAAGGAGACCCTTCTTTTGCAGTAAATTCTTGAAGTAATTGTTGTCAAAAGAATTTGGTGTCACCAAGTCAAGTGGTGCCAAGTTTGAATCCCCAGGTTGTCCACTAGTACCCGGACAACGACGCTTTCGTGTGCTAGCAAATCCAACATCGATGTCACTCCCATTATTGTATATCCGACCACGAAATGAAGAACATTGAGCTTGCCCTAGTGTGTGGGAACCTGTATCAGGACAATGGTATATATGTTCATCTTTGAGACATTCATTATATACAACTAAAAGATTGAAAGAATATCTTAGGTGTTGTATTTATTCTAAGTTCTAACCTGACAATGCAACCATGTCTCTTGCACTGAGCCCTTTGGTACCAAAACGAGATATTAGACTATCAAGGCCGTCAGTAAATCTTGGAAGTTCTTGTTCAGCTAGAGAGGAACTTGCAGTGGTGGAATCTCTTCTTCCAAGCTTCACTGTCCAAGATGGACCACCAACCTGTTTTCCAAAGAGattcttattaaattttgttttcatgatTGATTTTTTGTAAAGAGACTATGTTAAAGTGATTGGCAGATTTCAATAAACTTGTAAATGAATGTTTTTAAAAGTCTTATAACTTGATGGCATTGATAGATCTTTATTAGTAGAAaaagggttcaaatccccctatCCTCTTTTGTtacaattaattataaaataaaaaaataaatgtttgattcttttttggTGATTGGTGATGAggattatttattaaaatttaaatatagtaCCCCTAgcatttatatacatatatagacAGACATACTAATATATATAGTAAGAAGAGTGAGGATTTATTTATTACTCACAGCAACGGAAGCATCTCGAGCCGCCACTGCAAGAATATCTGCGCAAGATACAACTCCAGGGCATATCTTCTCTACCTGAGCTTTTGCACTGTCTATGATCTCATAACCTCTTGCAGAACCCCTATTTTGCAGTGCATTCCTCTCGCCATCTTCTAGTAAAATTGATGCATCACAGCCCTGCAAAGCCAAGCTAGcctttaaatttcaatgcttaaATGGCATATTTGGGGAAAGAAGCTTGAGAAACCGGCAAAGGTCACAGTACGTACCTGAACAAAGCAATCATGAAAATGGAGACGAATTAGAGATGCCGCCATTCTACGTTCTCGTGAAACAGCTGTTCTAATAGCATTCCGAATAGTACTTAGTCCATTTGGACAGTTTTGGTCATAAAATGTAGAAGATAGTTGCGCTTTGCATGTAGTGCTCAAAAGGAGCAACATGAACACAACTGTCGCAGTGCTTGCATGGGAAATGAAAGAATTTCTCATTGAACTAATTAGATTTGACGAAATAAGAGAGCGAGCTAGCTGCTACTTATGCTATATATAAGTTTCAACTTAAAAGAAAGAGCAATGGAGTGAAGATGGAGAATGAAGCTTAAGGCTCACCAATTTATAGAGAAGTATGGTATGGTACATTAATTAGGGTCACTATGCGATAACGCGTAGAAACATCAGCTTCAGCCTTCAAGTATGTGACCAATTCTCCTTTGATTGGCGTAAAGTGTCAACGTAATAAACTTAGAAAATTCCCGCATATATCAAAATATGGATAAGTCAAAGATGTATACAATTACAATATCAACTCTGAAAGTTCTACTTGATACTGAGTCTTTGGCCGATTGTAATAAATGAGTAAACCCGAAAAATTGTTTATAACTCAAAAATATGGTGCAATTTCTGTACGGATGACGATCTGTATGGGAAGAGTGGtgtgttatttatattgatgaGTTAGGCACGAAATTTACTTATGCGAGGATGCGCTGCCAAATTGTCATTACCCCGAAGCTGCCCTCATGGTCAGACAAGGATGAAAGAAATTCCcataaataaaatgttattacccattaaataaaaagagaaaaatattacatgatataaacttcaataaaCATTACATAATAGACCAGATGCCTAGTAATTTATTGatcaaccaa
This genomic stretch from Quercus lobata isolate SW786 chromosome 3, ValleyOak3.0 Primary Assembly, whole genome shotgun sequence harbors:
- the LOC115982385 gene encoding lignin-forming anionic peroxidase-like, producing the protein MRNSFISHASTATVVFMLLLLSTTCKAQLSSTFYDQNCPNGLSTIRNAIRTAVSRERRMAASLIRLHFHDCFVQGCDASILLEDGERNALQNRGSARGYEIIDSAKAQVEKICPGVVSCADILAVAARDASVAVGGPSWTVKLGRRDSTTASSSLAEQELPRFTDGLDSLISRFGTKGLSARDMVALSGSHTLGQAQCSSFRGRIYNNGSDIDVGFASTRKRRCPGTSGQPGDSNLAPLDLVTPNSFDNNYFKNLLQKKGLLQSDQILFSGGSTDSIVSEYSRSPATFKSDFASAMIKMGDIGPLTGSAGQIRRICSAIN